One Tetrapisispora phaffii CBS 4417 chromosome 2, complete genome genomic region harbors:
- the AME1 gene encoding Ame1p (similar to Saccharomyces cerevisiae AME1 (YBR211C); ancestral locus Anc_6.103), whose translation MDALDRGTKLLIRQRGRGVKLRKLLEKQIFDDLGTINNDLIIGDLKFEDSQLGDEGNLNDRDIIISQIEPDDNVAHQDESPEIDPQMFDQNNDEEYVSEVSEGDIDQKVNQQTLFGNQDLERQMNYDDIDTRRYNFKDLPIRQLSSSITSVTTIDVLRLLFVNLFENNLIPQATIDFKGTDNIVHKLLYKLDVRIFESVVDGIVNDFKDIMDINVSNNELCYQLKKIVKVREENNEDLVKVRNVVQKLRIEGEYFKVKKEQKNINKKIKLNEKLNKLNNILLNNNKEDSDKYARLNVSKINRTEAHDIKTFSRLMDPYNGRVARIQKINNYLQNNLSRNYDLISND comes from the coding sequence ATGGATGCTCTAGATAGAGGAACAAAACTGTTGATAAGGCAGCGTGGGAGAGGTGTTAAGTTAAGAAAGCTATTAGAGAAACAAATCTTTGATGATCTTGGTACAATAAACAACGATTTAATTATAGGagatttgaaatttgaagatTCTCAATTAGGAGATGAAGGGAATCTAAATGACAGAGATATCATTATCTCTCAAATAGAACCTGATGATAATGTCGCTCATCAAGATGAGTCCCCTGAGATAGATCCGCAAATGTTTGATCAAAACAACGATGAGGAATATGTTAGCGAAGTTAGCGAAGGAGATATTGATCAGAAGGTGAACCAACAGACATTATTTGGTAATCAAGATCTTGAGAGGCAGATGAATTATGATGATATAGATACGAGGCGTTataatttcaaagattTGCCGATTAGACAATTATCTTCATCGATCACATCGGTTACTACTATTGATGTTCTTAGATTATTGTTTGTGAATTTATTCGAGAACAACTTGATACCGCAAGCTACCATTGATTTTAAAGGAACAGACAATATAGTACacaaattattatacaAGCTAGACGttagaatatttgaaagtgTAGTGGATGGTATTGTAAATGACTTCAAGGATATAATGGACATCAATGTATCGAACAATGAGCTATGCTaccaattgaagaaaatcgTGAAAGTAAGAGAggaaaataatgaagatttGGTGAAAGTAAGGAACGTTGTTCAAAAGTTGAGAATTGAAGGggaatattttaaagttaaaaaagaacagaaaaatattaataaaaaaattaaattaaatgaaaagttaaacaagttgaataatatattactGAATAATAACAAGGAGGATAGCGACAAATATGCAAGGCTAAACGTATCGAAAATTAACAGAACCGAAGCTCACGACATTAAAACATTTAGTAGGTTAATGGATCCATACAATGGCAGAGTGGCACGgatacaaaaaataaataactaCCTACAAAATAACTTATCAAGGAATTATGATTTAATATCCAACGATTAG
- the TPHA0B02720 gene encoding cornichon family protein (similar to Saccharomyces cerevisiae ERV15 (YBR210W) and ERV14 (YGL054C); ancestral locus Anc_6.102), producing MSALIFIFAVIANCVNLFAQVHFTILYADLESDYINPIELCSRVNKLIAPEAALHAFLSVLFLLTGHWFVFAINLPLLAFNGNKLYKKLQLLDATEIFRTLNKHKRESFLKLGFYLLLFFYYLYRMIATLIAEGANDY from the coding sequence ATGAGTGCTctaattttcatttttgctGTCATTGCCAACTGTGTCAATTTGTTTGCTCAAGTGCATTTTACTATTTTATACGCTGATTTAGAATCAGATTATATCAATCCAATTGAATTATGCTCTAGAGTGAACAAGTTAATCGCTCCAGAAGCTGCGTTACACGCATTCTTATCCGTTTTGTTTCTATTAACTGGCCATTGGTTTGTATTCGCCATTAACCTTCCATTATTGGCTTTCAACggtaataaattatacaaGAAATTACAACTTCTAGACGCTACTGAAATTTTCAGAACATTGAACAAGCACAAGAGAGAAAGTTTCTTAAAATTAGGTTTCTAcctattattattcttttacTACTTATACAGAATGATTGCTACATTAATTGCCGAAGGTGCCAATGACTACTAA
- the RSM18 gene encoding mitochondrial 37S ribosomal protein bS18m (similar to Saccharomyces cerevisiae RSM18 (YER050C); ancestral locus Anc_7.223) has translation MCRNRMSKNIISTLNPVRTFSSNNMLRLPFKINLKPIEKSSIDITPINNTIGNAEPRKNIDSKLTKKFQTGAIYDPFDFSLSKIYLDKKNSSKKNSINDYFDVYDINPLDLYTSPDVLSKFLSSTGKILHRDVTGLSAKNQRRLSKAVRRCQAFGLISKTHRDISMLPSISSGKL, from the coding sequence ATGTGCAGGAACCGTATGagtaaaaatatcatatcaACTTTGAATCCAGTAAGGACTTTTAGCAGTAACAATATGTTAAGGTTACCTTTTAAGATCAATTTAAAGCCTATTGAGAAGTCTAGTATAGATATTACTCCAATAAATAATACTATAGGTAATGCAGAGCcaagaaaaaatatcgaTAGTAAACTTaccaaaaaatttcaaacaGGTGCAATTTATGATCCATTcgatttttctttatccaaaatatatttagataaaaaaaatagttcTAAAAAGAATTCTATTaatgattattttgatGTCTATGATATCAATCCCCTCGACCTTTACACAAGTCCTGATGTTTTATCTAAATTTCTAAGCTCTACTGGAAAAATCTTACACAGGGATGTTACTGGTTTATCAGCCAAAAACCAACGTAGACTAAGTAAAGCAGTGAGAAGGTGCCAAGCATTTGgtttaatatcaaaaacTCATAGAGATATTTCCATGCTTCCAAGCATATCGTCAGGAAAGTTATAG
- the PKP1 gene encoding protein kinase PKP1 (similar to Saccharomyces cerevisiae PKP1 (YIL042C); ancestral locus Anc_7.222), whose protein sequence is MLARRSINYKKLHWLLNNVHYTLVPRIETGIAVTLCLSKNYYSTPSESLNTDHITKYDTRKKINKYESLDFNKTYDIRTNIELLIQDYANKPIPPLSYDFLTSFKPPLTDNDMYMFSIRSINLLLAYTSRRLKAIQNLPYIAVVNPNVEESNSLYLKTLTSLLSIEYPYDLHYTEKIKTLLTQFLDDHQDTLVTLSKGLQEINEIYSNAKIIAFLNDHLRDRIAMKLIATHYLTLIEQSDQIKAGTLKDSEMVGVLHRSLSISALIKRVSEFVGDLTFIQYDRVIPVKILTGENITFPCIPTNLEYVLTEVIKNASRAHIESRKPGLDSIEKPIEVSIFYNKTNNKLEIRICDFGGGIKPDVEAKMWDYSYSTVEAKKNDNLLDANLMPGEDVNSVCGMGFGLPLCRAYLKMFDDRIDIQSLLGWGTDVYIHLNGPSKELLQ, encoded by the coding sequence ATGTTAGCTAGGCGGTCcattaattataaaaagcTTCACTGGCTTTTGAATAATGTTCATTATACGTTAGTACCGAGAATTGAAACAGGTATTGCTGTTACATTATGTTTatccaaaaattattatagCACACCAAGTGAGTCACTAAATACTGATcatattacaaaatatgaTACTAGAAAGaagataaataaatatgaatcgttggattttaataaaaccTACGATATAAGAACAAATatagaattattaattcaagATTATGCTAATAAACCAATTCCACCTTTATCCTACGATTTCCTTACAAGTTTTAAACCACCTTTAACAGATAATGACATGTATATGTTCAGTATAAGGTCAATCAACTTATTATTAGCGTATACTTCTAGAAGACTAAAAGCAATTCAGAATTTACCATATATTGCAGTAGTAAATCCTAATGTTGAAGAAAGTAACTcgttatatttaaaaaccTTAACTTCACTTTTATCAATAGAATATCCGTATGATTTACATTATACTGAGAAGATAAAGACTCTATTAACTCAATTTTTAGATGATCACCAGGATACATTAGTAACTTTATCAAAGGGTCTACAAGAAATAAATGAGATATATTCTAATGCAAAAATAATTGCTTTTTTAAATGACCATTTGAGAGATCGAATTGCAATGAAACTTATCGCAACGCATTATTTAACACTAATTGAACAATCTGACCAAATTAAGGCGGGAACTTTAAAAGATTCCGAAATGGTAGGTGTATTACATAGATCCCTGTCCATTTCAGCTTTGATAAAACGAGTTTCAGAATTCGTTGGCGATTTAActtttattcaatatgATAGAGTCATCCCTGTTAAGATACTCACTGGTGAAAATATAACGTTTCCTTGCATTCCCACAAATTTGGAGTATGTTTTGACGGAAGTAATCAAGAATGCCTCAAGAGCACATATTGAATCAAGAAAACCAGGATTAGATTCGATAGAAAAACCGATTGAGGTATCGATTTTTTACAAtaaaactaataataaactaGAAATAAGAATATGTGACTTTGGAGGAGGTATCAAACCAGATGTTGAAGCCAAAATGTGGGATTATTCATATAGTACAGTGGaagcaaagaaaaatgataatttacTTGACGCCAATTTAATGCCAGGGGAAGATGTGAACAGTGTGTGTGGAATGGGGTTTGGTTTACCACTGTGTAGAgcatatttaaaaatgtttgaCGATAGGATTGATATTCAGAGTTTATTGGGATGGGGCACTGATGTTTACATACATTTAAATGGACCCTCAAAGgaattattacaataa
- the TPHA0B02750 gene encoding uncharacterized protein (similar to Saccharomyces cerevisiae GVP36 (YIL041W); ancestral locus Anc_7.221), whose protein sequence is MAFNSFSSSFNKKFQELSEKTQEMTSTIPHVAQNTQRLMKEKLGQAKDISTLPQEYVELETKIDTMKEIYEHFLKVTMVYEKESYDYPKEFGESFWEFTDSVGEKFSALNISEHNNKVKIPKTLNYALHNVFLTANEKVKLLHEPLDNSLSETLASLSETEADIAEARLHQDSLVKSRINYQLKEELSQNFERAAKYRKAVHHKRFNYDVAKTNFEHAKPEKQATLSAQADILKDEFEQATKDATIVMQEIISNSRLEHILKELAVSQLVYHQRSTDLLNKFLDAQNDAITERERREIVSGNADMIGRPSEANTYERELEDRKDKQDTSEIKMDDNESINSKVASETKPEEELDTELEAEDGK, encoded by the coding sequence atggctttcaattcatttagTAGCAGTTTCAATAAAAAGTTTCAGGAGTTATCTGAGAAAACTCAAGAGATGACTTCAACCATCCCACATGTAGCTCAAAATACCCAACGTttaatgaaagaaaaattggGTCAGGCCAAGGATATCTCTACTTTACCACAAGAATATGTGGAATTGGAAACTAAAATAGATACAATGAAGGAAATCTATgaacattttttaaaagtaaCTATGGTTTACGAAAAGGAATCTTATGATTACCCTAAGGAATTTGGTGAATCATTCTGGGAATTTACTGATTCTGTTGGTGAAAAATTCTCCGCTTTAAATATTAGTgaacataataataagGTCAAAATTCCAAAAACCCTGAATTATGCTTTACATAACGTTTTCTTGACTGCAAATGAAAAAGTAAAATTGTTACATGAGCCTCTagataattcattatcagAAACTCTTGCATCATTGTCCGAGACTGAGGCCGATATTGCTGAAGCAAGGTTACATCAAGATTCTTTAGTGAAAAGCAGAATAAACtatcaattaaaagaagaattaagTCAAAATTTCGAGAGAGCTGCAAAGTACAGAAAAGCTGTTCACCATAAAAGATTCAATTATGATGTTGCTAAAACAAATTTCGAACATGCCAAACCAGAGAAGCAAGCTACCTTATCTGCACAAGCTGATATTTTGAAGGATGAATTTGAACAAGCTACTAAAGATGCTACAATTGTTATGCAAGAAATAATCTCTAATAGCAGATTAGAACACATTTTGAAGGAATTGGCCGTTTCTCAGTTAGTTTATCATCAAAGGTCGACCGActtattaaacaaatttttaGATGCTCAGAATGATGCTATCACCgaaagagaaagaagagaaaTCGTATCAGGAAATGCAGACATGATCGGTAGACCAAGCGAAGCCAATACATACGAAAGAGAATTGGAAGATCGTAAGGATAAACAAGATACCTCTGAAATTAAAATGGACGATAACGAATCCATCAACTCAAAAGTTGCATCCGAGACCAAACCGGAAGAGGAACTAGACACTGAACTTGAAGCAGAAGATGGGAAATGA
- the APQ12 gene encoding Apq12p (similar to Saccharomyces cerevisiae APQ12 (YIL040W); ancestral locus Anc_7.218) — protein sequence MANDLEIQIQTLITAFVSYLINVIQISIPFITQFSNAHPTLFLGIISVIIMYVAIRIILSIWSILKRLFYVSLFIFAFLIYLRGIDQFFNNDVPFLYNLVLQDKDLETIIIQSCAYLSSTSVTSSTLLYKFLKSKVVEYISQL from the coding sequence ATGGCTAACGATTTAGAAATCCAAATACAAACACTTATTACTGCATTTGTATCCTATTTGATTAATGTGATACAAATATCTATTCCTTTCATAACACAATTTAGCAATGCACATCCAACTCTATTCCTAGGTATCATATCAGTTATAATCATGTATGTTGCCATACGAATTATATTGAGTATTTGGAGTATCTTAAAGAGACTATTTTATGTGTCACTTTTCATATTTGCATTTTTAATCTATTTAAGAGGAATagatcaatttttcaataacgATGTGCCATTTCTATATAACCTGGTTTTACAAGATAAAGATCTAGAAACTATTATTATACAGTCTTGTGCTTATCTTTCCAGCACTTCAGTTACAAGTTCAACACTTCTATATAAATTCCTAAAAAGTAAAGTAGTGGAATATATTAGccaattataa
- the TPHA0B02770 gene encoding uncharacterized protein (similar to Saccharomyces cerevisiae YIL039W; ancestral locus Anc_7.216) has product MILRFLIKVSFIIASLVVLTTNIYIYTYPSVHPTKCFWHCNELDFLPYRVKDASKIELALYYSYRYIKDVTKQMILKRYDEETVNKTNEIRLLAFGDPQIKGNSESTPYRTRLDTFGNDFYLGHIFDTMVRRLNPTHVAVMGDLFSSQWIDDSEFYNRTSRYMRRIFKRNTDILFDINNESHDENGQYQVNTEKWIESKNLFSYEFENIDESTPIDNEFGYEDLYSWDEDSDPTKDSYLFINTTGNHDIGYSGDITYELLARYNEMFGKDNYWVEYNKGKDNAWRIVVLNTLLLDGPAYCPELLDNTWEFLYQVHDRNFSGSTVLITHVPFYKPEGICADGPQFTYYDDEMLRSQNHISEENTNEVFDLIFDNGKSGIILTGHDHMGCETYYDRKLSDNSWVPHAGKLLNYNNVIREITVKSMMGQYKGNTGVVTGKFDQANRTWSWHYSTCPFTNEHAWWIAKGSLVVWSIIFSIFILV; this is encoded by the coding sequence ATGATCCTAAGATTTCTCATTAAagtttcatttattataGCCTCTTTAGTTGTGCTAACTaccaatatatacatatacacaTATCCTTCAGTTCATCCAACTAAATGTTTTTGGCACTGCAATGAATTAGACTTTTTACCTTATAGAGTTAAGGATGCATCGAAAATCGAACTAGCgttatattattcataCCGATATATTAAAGACGTTACAAAACAGATGATACTAAAAAGATATGATGAAGAAACTGTTAATAAGACTAATGAAATTCGTTTATTAGCATTTGGCGATCCTCAAATCAAAGGTAATTCAGAATCCACACCTTATAGAACACGTTTGGATACTTTTGGAAATGATTTCTATTTGGGTCACATTTTTGATACGATGGTTAGAAGATTAAATCCAACGCATGTGGCTGTTATGGGAGATCTTTTCTCATCCCAATGGATCGATGATTCtgaattttataatagGACAAGCAGATATATGAGgagaatttttaaaaggaATACCGACATTTTGTTTGacataaataatgaaagtCATGATGAAAATGGTCAATATCAAGTTAATACTGAAAAATGGATTGAAAGTAAGAACTTATTTTCTTATGAGTTTGAGAATATTGACGAATCAACGccaattgataatgaatttgGTTATGAAGATTTGTATTCCTGGGATGAAGACTCCGATCCTACTAAAGACAGTTATCTATTCATTAATACTACTGGTAATCATGATATTGGATATTCAGGTGACATAACTTACGAGCTTCTTGCAAGATATAATGAGATGTTTGGAAAGGATAATTATTGGGTAGAATACAACAAAGGGAAGGACAATGCTTGGAGGATTGTTGTATTAAATACACTATTATTAGATGGACCTGCATATTGCCCagaattattagataataCTTGGGAGTTTTTGTATCAAGTACACGATAGAAATTTCTCTGGAAGTACGGTTTTGATTACTCATGTTCCATTTTACAAACCTGAAGGAATATGTGCTGACGGTCCCCAGTTCACTTATTATGACGATGAAATGTTGAGATCTCAAAATCACATTAGTGAAGAGAATACTAATGAAgtatttgatttaatttttgataatggTAAATCTGGTATCATATTAACAGGTCATGACCATATGGGTTGTGAAACCTACTATGACCGAAAATTAAGTGACAATTCTTGGGTACCTCATGCAGGCAAATTACTCAATTACAATAATGTAATAAGGGAAATAACAGTTAAATCGATGATGGGTCAGTATAAAGGTAACACTGGTGTAGTGACTGGAAAATTTGACCAAGCAAATAGAACTTGGTCTTGGCATTATTCCACTTGCCCTTTTACCAATGAGCACGCATGGTGGATTGCCAAAGGTTCATTGGTTGTGTGGAGCAtcatattttcaatttttattttagtttaa
- the CKA1 gene encoding casein kinase 2 catalytic subunit CKA1 (similar to Saccharomyces cerevisiae CKA1 (YIL035C); ancestral locus Anc_7.209), producing MRSRVWSEARVYTNINKQRDKDYWDYENTTIEWSNDHGNYEIEANVGRGKYSEVFKGIELKNRRSNVIKMLKPVKKKKIKREIKILTNLSNEQHPTTAKPYNEEEYYVSKKQEVLKFKREYLYDKPHKGHENIIQLLNVIKDPISKTPALVFEYVKNVDFRILYPKLTAMDIKYYMFELLKALDYCHSMGIMHRDVKPHNVMIDHTARKLRLIDWGLAELYHPNTEYNVRVASRFFKGPELLVDYRMYDYSLDLWSFGTMLASMVFQKEPFFHGTSNTDQLVKIVRVLGSDDFEQYLMKYEITLPNEFHNMDQFIRRPWHRFVNDSNRLLCGDEEIIDLIDNLLRYDHQERLTAKEAMGHPWFAPIRNNEYTIDDDILID from the coding sequence ATGAGATCAAGAGTTTGGTCAGAGGCTCGTGTTTATACCAATATAAACAAGCAAAGAGATAAAGATTATTGGGATTATGAAAATACTACTATTGAATGGTCAAATGACCATGGGAACTATGAAATAGAAGCAAATGTGGGTCGTGGTAAATATTCTGAGGTATTCAAAGGCATTGAGTTGAAAAATAGAAGATCGAATGTAATCAAAATGTTAAAGCCAgtcaagaagaagaagattaaAAGAGAGATTAAAATCTTAACAAACTTATCAAATGAGCAACATCCAACAACTGCTAAACCAtataatgaagaagaatattatGTTAGTAAAAAACAAGAAGTATTGAAGTTTAAAAGAGAGTATTTATATGATAAACCGCATAAAGGCcatgaaaatattattcaacTTCTTAATGTGATTAAGGATCCCATCTCAAAAACGCCTGCATTAGTCTTTGAATACGTTAAAAATGTCGATTTTAGAATATTGTACCCAAAATTAACCGCCATGGATATAAAATACTACAtgtttgaattattaaaagcATTGGATTATTGTCATTCGATGGGTATTATGCATAGAGATGTTAAGCCACACAATGTCATGATTGACCACACAGCAAGAAAATTAAGATTAATTGACTGGGGTTTGGCAGAATTGTATCACCCAAACACAGAATATAATGTACGTGTAGCTTCTCGATTTTTTAAAGGTCCAGAATTATTAGTTGACTATAGAATGTATGATTATTCATTGGATCTTTGGTCTTTTGGAACAATGTTAGCATCTATGGTTTTCCAAAAAGAACCATTTTTCCATGGTACAAGCAATACAGATCAATTAGTTAAAATTGTAAGAGTTCTAGGCAGTGACGATTTTGAACAGTACCTCATGAAGTATGAAATTACTTTACCTAATGAATTCCATAATATGGatcaatttattagaagacCATGGCATAGATTCGTTAATGATTCTAACAGGCTTTTATGTGGAGATGAAGAAATCATAGATTTGATTGATAACTTATTAAGATATGACCACCAAGAAAGACTTACCGCTAAAGAAGCAATGGGGCATCCATGGTTTGCTCCAATAAggaataatgaatatactattgatgatgatatcCTCATAGATTAG
- the CAP2 gene encoding F-actin-capping protein subunit beta (similar to Saccharomyces cerevisiae CAP2 (YIL034C); ancestral locus Anc_7.208) codes for MNSEDSYDAALDLLRRLNPSRLEHHLKNLIQLEPTLAEDLLSSVDIPLTIKRDPKDSQKEYLCCDYNRDADSHRSPWSNEYFPELSEQDLEESPFPSEPLRKLEILFNDSFDVYRDLYYEGGISSAYLWDVADDTSNIVRDFAGVVLFKKSNQSSSSWDSIHVLEATFENDNEVTYRITTTILLRLDKDNSIKLSGNLSRQTEKTVTINASNNADQINIAHITNVGSMIEDIEYQMRILLEAVYFEKTRDIFHETKNGAVSTEQKNKTAHEEIIKGLQSL; via the coding sequence ATGAATTCTGAGGATTCATATGATGCTGCTTTAGATCTACTTCGTAGATTAAATCCAAGTCGTTTAGAACATCACTTAAAAAATCTGATTCAGTTAGAGCCAACCTTGGCCGAAGACTTGTTATCGTCTGTTGATATTCCTTTAACTATTAAGCGTGATCCAAAGGACTCTCAAAAGGAGTATTTATGCTGTGATTATAATAGAGATGCAGATTCTCACAGATCACCATGGTCTAACGAATATTTTCCAGAACTATCTGAACAGGACCTTGAAGAAAGTCCCTTCCCATCTGAACCTTTAAGAAAATTAGAAATACTTTTCAATGATTCTTTCGATGTTTACAGGGACTTATACTATGAAGGTGGTATCTCGAGTGCTTATCTATGGGATGTCGCAGATGACACAAGTAATATTGTTAGAGATTTTGCAGGTGTGGTATTGTTCAAGAAAAGTAACCAAAGCTCAAGTTCATGGGATAGTATCCATGTTTTAGAGgcaacttttgaaaatgataatgaagttACCTACAGAATCACAACTACAATTCTTTTACGTTTAGATAAAGACAATTCAATCAAATTATCTGGTAATTTATCCAGACAAACGGAAAAGACAGTTACTATCAATGCTTCAAATAATGCTGACCAAATTAATATTGCTCATATCACCAATGTCGGTTCCATGattgaagatattgaatacCAAATgagaatattattagaggctgtatattttgaaaaaactAGAGATATTTTCCATGAGACTAAGAACGGTGCTGTCTCGACCGAACAAAAGAACAAGACAGCTCATGAAGAAATCATTAAAGGCTTACAAAGTCTATAA